The Paenibacillus sp. 37 sequence GACTAACATCATCTTCTTTGGATGGATAGATCGGAACGACCACTCCACCAAGAGCATACGTTAATTCACGATACTCCGGCTCCACATCGATGATCACGTTTTTCATAATACCGTCCATGTAGCCCCGTGCAATAATCTGCTTTACCAACACGGATTTACCTGACCCGGACACTCCAAAAATGCCAAGGGAATAGTTATTTAATGATGCATCAAAGTTGTTATAGTAAACATAATCACGACCATAGCGACCAATAGGGAATCCACCTTGATGATTCAATTTAGATGATGCGTGAGGAAAAATGGCCGTTAGCGCAAGCTGATCCAAATTGCGATCAGATTTAGAAAGATAGTTTCTTCCCAGTGGCATACATGAAAGAAAAGCCTCTTTCTGTCGATCAAAAGCACTTATGATTTCAATAGATTCACCGGATACAGCATTGTCCACTTCCACACACTTCGCGTTAAGCTCATCCAAAGAATTTGCGTAGACACTTGCTTGAATGGATACATAATAAAGCCCATTTTGATTGCTCTTTATCTGACGTTGAAGGAATTTTGTATCATCGCGCTTCTGAACGGAATCATCAATTTTGGCTTGATCATTTCGATTTGCAGCAGAATAAATAACTGTATCTAGTTCGTCAATTTTATCTTGAAGCTTCTTGATCGCAACGTTGCGATCAATTGGTTCGATATGTACGGAACAATCCAAATCGTCCCCACTAAAGAGTGCTTCGAGCCACCCTATTCGAACCGTACGTGGGTAACCACTCGGTTTAACAAAAAAGGACCTTCCATATTTCAGATTCCCAAGTCCCGTTTTCAAAGTGAAATAATCACTCTCAAAATGAGCTCCATCATTCAACATATTGTCAACGATAGAGGGGAATGAAAGTGGTATATCATCTTTACTGCCTTTGCGCACATCATCAATTTGCAACTTCGATGAGTCCTCTTGCTTCTTTTTCAGACGCTTGAACATAGTCTCGCACTTCCTCCACTTCATATACTAGATCTTCAAATCCAGGCATGGTAGTAACGTCGACAGTAATATACGAAGATAGCTTTTCTCTTCCATGTGTAACCAAATCATCGATCGGATTCAATACCATTCGATCCCGGTTTAGTGCTCTTTTCATTACTTCCATAGCAGAGAGGGAATCTAACAATTCCGCGTGTATTTCGCATTGTCTTAACATTCCTACTACGGTTGCCGCACGTTGATATAATTCATTTCGAATCATTTCTTCGCGTTGTTCGGGTTTGAGCGCTCCCATCTTACTAGGCAATGGGACGTAGGTGATCACATAATACACTTTTCGAGATATTCGAAATTCTTTTTCGGATTTGTTCTTGATATGATTAATTACTTTTGTGTTGTAATCCATAGTTTGTGCATTACATTTTTCTAAGTTAGATTTCCAACGGTTCTCTTCTTTCCGTAGATCCTGCCTAACGGCTTGCCCTAAAATCTGAATTGGGAATCGAACAACTCTGAATAAACTGCTGTATCCCAGAATTGTGGATTGGCGAGCTTGAGCACTCAAAAGATCATAATTGACAGAATCTGTAGAGACGATCAGGCAATATTCGTTATTTCGCTTAACAAAGATGCCTTGTTTAATATCCTCAATCCCGATCAGATCCTTCATGTCCTGCCGATCTTTTTTGAGTTGCTTCTCCTCGTGTTTATTGAGGTTCTTTTTTTGATGCTCTACGGATCCAGCACTCACTTCCTCAAGATGCTGTTTTCTTTGCCATCCAATAATAGGTTCATTCTTGTCCATCCTCTTTTTTGCAATCATTAGGAATACCAGCATTAGTGCCAGGAATCCCATCATGCAAAAAATAAAAATCTGCATTTAAGGTCCTTCTTTCGTTTAGTTATGTGTGAACGTTTTTTGAGAGCGTAGAAACTTAATCCTAGAAACGACAAACTCACTCGCATATTGCTCATGTTTATCGAACTTAAAAAATGCAAAGAAAGCTGCAATGGCACCTAGGATAACAAATAAAATCAACTTTCCTATCCACTCTGCACCGCCATCCAAAAAGGGAAGCCCCCCGAAGATGAAAAAGACTCCGCAAAAAACGAGTGTAGGAAATATAATTAAAAATTGTCGAATCGACAAGACAGCCAAAATTGATTTTTCCTCTTGAGTGATATCAATCGGTACGACTATTTCATTGTTCATAATCAACCCCCTAGTGAATGAGAAACGGTCACCGTTACCTATATGATTTC is a genomic window containing:
- a CDS encoding PrgI family mobile element protein; translation: MNNEIVVPIDITQEEKSILAVLSIRQFLIIFPTLVFCGVFFIFGGLPFLDGGAEWIGKLILFVILGAIAAFFAFFKFDKHEQYASEFVVSRIKFLRSQKTFTHN